In a single window of the Acyrthosiphon pisum isolate AL4f chromosome X, pea_aphid_22Mar2018_4r6ur, whole genome shotgun sequence genome:
- the LOC115033274 gene encoding calpain-A-like, with translation MEAMGDFTGGVSEIYELNNEHPNLFTIMLNSFQRQSLMCGAILNSKSPDTDKKGLFKSHAYSITRITYIPLPSSNSIIPLIRLRNPWGKSEWNGRWSDKSDEWKSIPQHLKQSIGLIIEDDGEFWMLFDDFVKYFSILEICHLNPGYLDNEQYRVSGGAKWDLSIFEGEWVRGATAGGCDKFKGIIIFNNIKSLTL, from the exons ATGGAGGCTATGGGAGATTTCACTGGAGGTGTGTCAGAAATATATGAACTAAATAACGAGCATCCTAATTTGTTCACAATTATGCTAAATTCATTTCAACGACAATCGCTCATGTGTGGTGCAATACTCAATTCGAAATCG CCTGATACAGACAAAAAAGGGTTATTTAAAAGCCATGCATATAGTATTACCAGGATAACTTATATACCTTTACCATcgagtaatagtataatacctctTATTAGACTTCGAAATCCTTGGGGTAAAAGCGAATGGAACGGGCGTTGGAGTGACAA atCAGATGAGTGGAAATCTATACctcaacatttaaaacaatcaatAGGTCTTATAATAGAGGACGATGGAGAGTTTTGGATGCTATTCGAtgattttgtcaaatatttctCTATATTGGAAATTTGTCATTTAAATCCTGGCTATCTAGACAATGAACAATATAGGGTCAGCGGAGGGGCAAAATGGGATCTGAGTATATTTGAAGGTGAATGGGTCCGAGGCGCAACAGCTGGTGGATGTGATAAATTTaaaggtataattatttttaataatataaaatcgttaactttataa